In one Desulfoferula mesophila genomic region, the following are encoded:
- a CDS encoding biotin/lipoyl-containing protein translates to MEKSVNAIMPGLCARVVVNEGDKVSAGQEVAVINCMKTEISVKSEFDGTVSKVISKEWDEMQVGDPMVMLEVEE, encoded by the coding sequence ATGGAAAAAAGCGTAAACGCCATCATGCCCGGTCTGTGCGCCCGAGTGGTTGTCAACGAGGGCGACAAGGTCTCCGCGGGTCAGGAAGTCGCGGTTATCAACTGCATGAAGACCGAGATTTCGGTAAAGAGCGAGTTCGACGGCACGGTCAGCAAGGTGATCTCCAAGGAATGGGACGAGATGCAGGTGGGGGATCCCATGGTCATGCTGGAGGTCGAGGAGTAA
- a CDS encoding acetyl-CoA carboxylase biotin carboxylase subunit, with protein sequence MINKLLIANRGEIVPRIIRTCREMGIATVAVHSEADKGAPFTAQADEAVNIGPANPAQSYLSIEAIIDAAKQTGADAVHPGYGFLSERGAFAQAVTDAGLTWVGPPPSVLKAISSKVYARKLAVEVGASVTPGTLDPVSGPEEVVAFGEQHGYPLFLKLDKGGGGKGIEKVSEPSQAAEVFKRACSIGAMAFGSPACYIETVVERPRHIEVQFIADQAGHVVCLGERECSIQRRHQKIIEEALSPVVDEATRAKLYADTAAIVKKMGYVGAGTLEGLRTKNGDHYFMEVNARLQVEHPVSEFLTGEDIVRRQLEVAMGRELPWTQSDILTQGHAIEARVYAEDPETFYPSPGVISRVVLPPVGDNLRVDHALADGCTVPPYYDPMLAKVIAYDQDRPKAIARLIEALKAFEVEGVKTTIPVNLKILEHLQFQAGEMDTSFIAEQLGLE encoded by the coding sequence ATGATTAATAAACTGCTTATAGCCAACCGGGGCGAGATCGTCCCGCGCATCATCCGGACCTGCCGGGAAATGGGTATCGCCACCGTGGCGGTGCACTCCGAGGCCGACAAGGGCGCGCCCTTTACGGCCCAGGCCGACGAGGCGGTGAACATCGGGCCGGCCAACCCGGCTCAGAGTTATCTGAGCATCGAGGCCATCATCGACGCCGCCAAGCAAACCGGCGCGGACGCGGTGCATCCGGGCTATGGCTTTCTCTCCGAGCGTGGCGCCTTTGCCCAGGCCGTGACCGACGCCGGTCTAACCTGGGTGGGGCCGCCCCCCTCGGTGCTCAAGGCCATCAGCTCCAAGGTGTACGCCCGCAAGCTGGCCGTGGAGGTGGGGGCCTCGGTCACCCCCGGCACCCTGGACCCTGTCTCTGGCCCCGAGGAAGTGGTGGCCTTTGGCGAACAGCACGGCTATCCCCTGTTCCTCAAGCTGGACAAGGGCGGCGGCGGCAAGGGCATCGAAAAGGTGTCCGAGCCTTCCCAGGCGGCCGAGGTGTTCAAGCGGGCCTGTTCCATCGGCGCGATGGCCTTCGGTTCGCCCGCCTGCTACATCGAGACCGTGGTGGAGCGGCCCCGGCACATCGAGGTGCAGTTCATCGCCGACCAGGCGGGCCACGTGGTCTGCCTGGGCGAGCGCGAATGCTCCATCCAGCGCCGTCACCAGAAGATCATCGAGGAAGCCCTTTCCCCGGTGGTGGACGAGGCCACCCGGGCCAAGCTCTACGCCGACACCGCGGCCATCGTAAAAAAGATGGGCTACGTGGGCGCGGGCACCCTGGAGGGGCTACGCACCAAAAACGGCGACCACTACTTCATGGAGGTCAACGCCCGTTTGCAGGTGGAGCATCCGGTGAGCGAGTTCCTCACCGGCGAGGACATCGTGCGCCGCCAGTTGGAGGTGGCCATGGGCCGGGAACTGCCCTGGACCCAAAGCGACATCCTCACCCAGGGCCACGCCATCGAGGCGCGGGTGTATGCCGAGGACCCGGAGACCTTCTACCCCTCCCCCGGCGTGATCAGCCGGGTGGTGCTGCCCCCGGTGGGCGACAACCTGCGGGTGGACCACGCCCTGGCCGACGGCTGCACGGTGCCGCCTTATTACGACCCCATGCTGGCCAAGGTCATCGCCTACGACCAGGACCGCCCCAAGGCCATCGCCCGGCTCATCGAAGCCC